One stretch of Thalassophryne amazonica chromosome 17, fThaAma1.1, whole genome shotgun sequence DNA includes these proteins:
- the LOC117528883 gene encoding placenta-specific gene 8 protein-like, with the protein MAVTNQPRSYPASDFQTGLCDFCSDCGTCCYGFWCFPCLGCSIASDMDECCLCGLSVTIRSVYRTRYNIRGSLCNDFMTMMCCPICATCQLKRDIDRRKEQGVF; encoded by the exons ATGGCTGTGACCAACCAACCGCGCTCGTACCCTGCATCTGACTTCCAGACGGGCCTGTGTGATTTCTGCAGCGACTGTGGAACTT GCTGCTATGGTTTCTGGTGCTTCCCGTGTCTGGGCTGCTCCATTGCCAGCGATATGGATGAGTGCTGCCTGTGTGGTCTATCCGTGACCATACGGAGCGTCTACAGAACCAGATACAACATCAGG GGTTCACTGTGTAATGATTTTATGACTATGATGTGCTGTCCGATCTGCGCCACCTGCCAACTGAAGAGAGACATCGACCGCAGGAAGGAACAGGGCGTTTTCTGA